The genomic DNA GAAGGTTCCTCTATTAAAATCTTTAAAACCGGGAGAGAAAGTAACTATAGAGATGACTTATACCATAAAATTGCCTCCTGCAAGAGAACGGTTTGGATATGGAGAAGATATTTTTAATCTAGGAAATTTTTATCCTATTGCAGCTGTTTATGATGAGACAGGATGGAATTTAGATCCTTATTATGTGATTGGAGATCCGTTTTATAGTGATGTAAGTAATTATGATGTACATATTGAAACTCCAAAGGATTATATAGTTGCAGCTTCTGGAAATATTATAAAGGATCAAATGAAAGATCAAAAAAGAAAATGGGAAATAGAAGCCAAACTCATGAGAGACTTTGCGTTTGTAACAAGTAATAGATTTGAGGTAGAAAATCAAGAGGTAGAAGGAACTACTTTAAATATGTATTTTTTGAAGGATAAAAATATAGAAAAAGATGTAAAAAAACAAGCTACAAAGGCAGCTCAAAAATCTTTGCAAACCTTTAATAAAATATATGGAAAGTATCCATATGGACAATATTCTGTAGTTCAAACCAATTTTCCATCAGGAATGGAGTACCCTGGTATCGTATTGATTGATAAAAATTGTTATGATGAGAATTATATAGATTATTTAGAAATGGTTATTGTTCATGAATCAGCTCATCAATGGTGGTATGGAGTCGTAGGAAATGATGAAATTGATGAAGCTTGGTTAGATGAAGGCTTAACCAACTATTCAGAAGTTATTTATACAATAGAAAACTATGGGAAACAAAAGGGAAAAGAATATCATAAATATATGAATGAACAAGAATATGAAATGATCAAAAAAGATGGAAAGATAAAAAATGAAAGGATTTTAAGACCTCTCGATGAATTTGAGGGATGGGAAGATTATGGAGTATTGGTATATAATAAGGGAGCTATGTTTATGAATTCTCTTTATGAAAAATACGGGAAAGAAAAATTTTATGAGATGATGAATAAATACTATGAAACTTATAAATTTAAAAATGCTACAACAAAGGATTTTCAAAAAATATGTGAAGAAGTTATGGGAGAGAATATGGAGGATTTATTTAAAGAGTGGATCTATAAATAGATAAAGCTTGTAGACAAAATCATAAAATTCGTCACTAAATTTTCAAATTTGGAAAATATATAGAAATGCTCGAAAACAGCATTACAAACTCACTCCGCTCAAACAGTGTAATGCTAATCATTTTCTCACTCATTCTATATTTTCACAAATTCTCAATAATTGTTCCTCATTTTTATGACTTTTCTAAAATATAAGTTATCAACAGTTTGGACCTATAAATAGATAAATTTTATATGGTATAATACTAGCGGGAGGGATTGAGTTGAAAAAAATTACAGCATTGATTTGTGCAATGATTCTAGCAGCTAATATTTCTTTTTCTTATGGACAGGATATAGAAATAAAAGGGAAAGCAGCTTTATTAATGGAAGAGGAAACTGGTAAAATATTATATGAAAAAAATATAAAAGAAGTATTTCCTCCAGCTAGTATTACAAAATTAATGACATATCTTGTAACTATGGATGAGATTCAAAAGGGAAAGATCTCTTTAGAAGATGAAGTGATCATTAGTGAAAGAGCCTCTAAAGAAAGAGGAGCTTCCTATCACCTTGTTTCATTTGAAAAAATAAAGCTAAAAGAATTAATAGAAGTAATGATGATTGTTTCTGCTAATGATGCAGCTTTTGCTATTTCAGAACATGTAGGAGGAAGTATGGAAAACTTCGTAAACATGATGAATCAAAAAGCAAAAGATATTGGTCTTGAGGATACTCATTTTGACAATCCAAATGGAATGCCCCAAAAAGATGGTGGAAATTTAATGACTGCAAAGGATATTGCTTCTTTAGGAAAGTATATTATAGATCATCATAAAGAAATTCTTTCTCTTACAGATCAAGAATTTTATGAAAATCCTATGAGAGATTTCTATAAAGAAAATACCAATAAACTTTTAAAAATTATTCCTCAAGTAGATGGACTTAAAACAGGATATACAGATGCAGCAGGATATTGTCTTGCATCTAGCATGCAGGTTCATAAGAATAGTGAGGATGAAAAGGATTTTAGACTCATTGCAGTAGTATTAGGGACGGATAGTGAAGAAGCTCGGTTTAGAGAAAGCAAAAAGCTTTTAGAATATGGGTCAGAAGGTTTTGTGAAAAAGAGAATAGTAAAAAAGAATGAAAAAATAAAAACAATTCATTTATGGGGAGAAAAAAAGCTTCCCATAACACTTTTAGCAAAAGAAGATATTTGGACATTAGGACCTAAAGAGAAGATAGGAAAAAATAGAGAAATTCTGTTAGTGAAGAAAATGCCCTATCCTATATCTAAAGGACAAAAAATAGGGGAGTTAAAAGTTACTACTTATGATGGAAAGATGATCAAAACAGATTTGGTAAGTGATAGAGACATTAGAAAGCTTTCTTTTAAACTATTTATTACAAACTTTTTTCATATTTTTGCAAGTGTTTTTTCTAATATGTGGTAAATTATAGGCATCCTTGACAAAAATAAAAAATAGGATTATCATAGAAATGATTCCTATGCATCCGTAGCTCAGGGGATAGAGCGTCGGTTTCCTAAACCGTGCGTCGGAGGTTCGAATCCTCTCGGGTGCACCAAAATATAGCCTTACTTTCTTTGGTTTTCCAAGGAAGGTGAGGTTTTTTGTTTTGTGGGGGATTTTTAGTTAGTTGTGATTTGTTTCTAAAAAATCTTGGTTGTGGTCGGCGTTACGACGTCAAAAGGACGTCGTGGAGAATTTGGTGGGTGTTAGAGATTTTAATAGAAGCGAATTAAAGTGAAAAAATTTAGTGACAAAAAGAGATTTAGGATAATTAGAGCTGAACCATATCATAAATAACGGCGTTTTTGACAAATAGGTACCACAATTTTGACTAAATATTAAGAAAGAACTACATAAATAGCTATAATATTACTTTTATTTTGATTAAGGGATAAAAAAATGTATAATATAGGTAAGTATAATAAGGGGGTACAGAAGTGAAAGTTATAACTTTTTTCAATAATAAAGGGGGAGTTGGGAAGACAACTTCTGCAGTTAATATTGCAAGCTATTTTGCTAAAAAACTAGATAAAAGAATTCTTTTTATGGATCTTGATCCTCAATCAAATTCTACACAATTAGTAGTACGTGAAGAAGATTGGGGAAAATTTTATGGTCCTGATAGAACTGAAAAAACTATTTATGATTACTTTAGAAAAATAATTATAGGTGAGGCTAATATTCAGTTTTACGAAGTTCCAATAAAAACAAGTGATACTAGATATAATTTTCATCTAATTCCTGGACATCCTAAACTATCTATAATTGAAGAGAAATTAAGTAAGGCATGGACTTCTTGTTTTGAAGGAGATATTGGAGGGTTCAGGGTAACTAATTGGTTGAGACAGTTTGAAGATCATTATAAAGAAGAATATGATTATATAATTATTGATTTAGGACCATCATTAGGAGCATTGAATAGGAGTATTTTACTTAATTCACACTATTTTATTACACCGATGGGATCTGATATTTTTAGCTTGTTGGGCATTGATAACTTAAGTCAATGGTTTAACACATGGAAAACACTATATAAGGATGCTTTGAAAGTTTTGCATAGACAATACGAAGTAGAGGATTACGAATCATTTAATATAAATCATAACCCTGATGAAATGACTAAATTTATTGGGTTTTCAGTACAGCAATATGTTAAACGTAAATTTAAGTCTGGATATAGAGCGATAAGAGCATATGAAGAAGTTATAGAAAATATGCCAAATGAAATCAAGGAAAAACTTCAAATACATAGTTTTGAAAATCTAACTTTAGACGATTTAAAATTAGGAGATATTCCATATTTATATAGTTTGATACCTTTATCTCAAACTTCAAAAGCTCCGATATTTGAGTTAGAGTATTCTGATGGTGTACGAGGTGCTCAATCAATAGCTGCTGAAGAGTATGGTCAATTAATGGACTCCATTACAAAGAAAATTTTAAGTAATATGGAGGTGAACAGATGATAGTTAACTGGCCTGAAAATCTTCTAGAAGAAATTGCAGCACAGAGGTGTATATTATTTATAGGATCTGGACTAACTTCGACTTGTGTGGATGAAGGAGGTAGAAGACCTCCTGGGTGGGAACAATTCATAAGGAATTTTTTAGATGAGATAAAAAAAGGACATACAGTTGAAGAAAATATTAGTTTTATAGAGAATATGTTGAAACAGAAAAACTACCTTATGGCACTTCAGGGTATATATAATAATATAGACCCTGGAATGTATTCAAGATTCTTAAAGAGACAGTTTATGCTAAATGGTTATACAGAATCATCAGCATATAAAGATATAATAAAACTAAATTGTAAAATTACAGTTACAACAAACTTTGATAAGATGTTAGATAAACATTATCATAATGATAATTTTGTTGTTGCTGATTATCATGATACTTCAAGAATAATATCAAACATAAAGGCTCCACAAAATATATTAATTAAAGCTCATGGCACTATTGATAATACTAATAAAATGATTTTTACTAACCAACAATACTTTAAAGCAAGAACAGAAAACCCACAGTTTTACAAAATATTAGAAGCTTTATTTTTAACGAATACAGTATTATTCATTGGTTATAGCATGAATGATCCAGATATTCATCTAATACTAGAAGCTCTTTCGCATGTAAGTGCGGATTCTTCACCACATTATATATTAACTGAACAAAATAGTTATCCAAGTCAGATTACTGAGTATTGGAATAATGCATTTAACTTAAATACCATAACCTATACAGGTAAAAATTATGAGAACTTTTTACAAGCCATATCAACTTTGGTAAAAGAAGTGGATCAGTTTAGGCTATAATAAAAATAGGGTGAGGCATAGCATCACCCTTTTCTTAATATTAATATAGAGTCCTTTTATGATTAAAAAATTATACTTTTGCTCTACCATCTGTACCTTTTAATATTCTTGGAACATCAGAAGTTAAGACATCATGTTCAATTTCAATGATTATAACACAACCTTCCTTAAGATCATATCTTGCTTTGTTCCATACTTGAAAATAAGGTTCAAGTTCATCAAAATTTCCAACTCTATCTGTTAAGTACTTATACATTTCTTTTGACGGCAAGATAAGCACGCCACAAAGTAATTTGTCTTGCAAGAGTCCAGCTATAAGCTTATTTACAGCTCTATGGGAAACTAATATATTTCCAGTTTCTCACTCTACTGCAATATATTTTCGTGAATCATCTTGTAGTTGATATGTAGCATGAATTGGACCAGGTTTTCTTTGAGTAATACTAAGGTTCAGTCTATGTTCTAATTCCCAATTATCTGAAAAAAGAATGAGTCTTTGATAGATTTTAAACCATTACCCTTCATAGTTAAATTTAAGTGAAATGCTCCACTATTCTTTGGATGTTGCATATTATTAATATGCTTTGTTATTTCATTTAGTACATGTTTAACTCTATTATCCCTAAAAGCATCATTAATGTCTACTAAGGGAACTACTCTTAAAACTTTCATGAAAATACCTCCTCGTATTTATTAAAAGGACTACGAAAATAAAGGATTACATTTAAGAAGGTATTAACATAAATTGTATTTTATATCAATAGGTTTATATGTTAAAATTTTAGAGAGGTGAAACTATTGTGAAAAACACTATTCATATAAATAGACTTTACAAGATATTAGGTATTACTAATAACGATGAAGCTGTTAAAGTAGCGAGAAAACTTAAAATACCAAAAAAACAACTTGAATATTATAATAATGAGAGAATACTACCTATTGGAGCATGTCTTGAGAAGATAAAAGAACATCTTAATGTGGATACACCAAAATTAAAAATTATGCTTGGTATATTTGATAGAGATCTAATTGATTGGCTCTCAGATAATAATCACCTATTTTTGGAAGAGTATAATAACACACAAATAAATGATGTAATAGAGTTAAGACCAGAATTTACTACTGAAAATGGGCGATTATATAGAAGTGATTGTATTGAATTAATGCAGTCAATGGACGATAATAGCGTAGATACCATATTTGCAGATCCACCTTTTAACTTATCAAAAGTATATGAGTCAGGGATTGATGACAATTTATCAGAAGATAGCTATCTAATTTGGACCGAAAAGTGGTTATTAGAATGTATTAGAATATTAAAACCAGGAGGTGCATTATTTGTTTATAATATACCAAAGTGGTTAACTGAAACAGCATATATTCTGAATAATTATCTTGATTTCAGACATTGGATAGCACTTAACTTTAGAGGATATACACCACCAATTCCTAACAAATTAAATGTAAGTCATTATGGATTACTTTATTATACTAAGGGATCTCAAGTAAATGTATTTAATAAGCAGAGAATACCAATGAAAACATGTAGACATTGTGGTGGAGAGATACATGATTATGGGGGAAAGAAAAGAGATGTCCCTATAAATGGTCAAACTATCTCTGATACATGGGAAGATATACATCCAGTGAGACATAAGTCCCATAAAAATAGAGAAGAAAATGAATTACCATTAAAGTTACTTTTAAGAGTAATTTCATTGACAACTAATGAAGGAAATATAGTGTTTGATCCGTTTGGTGGAAGTGGTACAACCTATGTTGCATCGGAATTATTAAGGAGAAAATGGATTGGCTGTGAAATTGGAAGCTTAAATCCTATAATTAATAGATTTAATAATAATGAAAGAGATACTTCTATATACGGACAGTTTATTGAAGAAAGTAATACTATTTTTATAAATAAACAGAGGGAATTGAGAGCAGATAATGGATTTTGGTTGCCTGAAGATTATCAAAGAGAATAATATAATTAATGTAAGTTGTTAAAATACTACTATTAGTGAGATAGGTCAACGACACATCAGGAAAGGAAATAAGACAAATAAAATGTAAATAAATGGAATTAAAATATATATAATATTAATGAGAATCCTCTAACAGAAATTCTGTTAGAGGTGTTTCTATTTCAAATTAAAATGGATGGGAAATGTATGTTCACTAAAAACATACCACTAATACTAAATCAATTTTTCATAAGAGAATTTCAGCAACTAATGGACAAGTACAATTATGTAAATGAAGAGAATACAAAAAAGATACAAAGATTACTTAGACTTACAGAAGAGATTGAAGAAAAAAATATATTTTTCAAGACTGCAACAGAGCATTAGCACTAGCAAGGAAATATAAAGAAGATAATATTGAATAATTGGAGCTATACTTATGGGTAAATAATCATGTAGAGGAAATACAAAACTATGAAGTTGAATAAATAAATTTCGAAAGACAATAATAAAAAGTGAGGAAATATCTCATGAATTATTCACAAAAGCGATAGAATGTACTATAATAATATAAAGGAGTGAGTAAAATGCTCATACAATTCAATTTCAAAAACTTTAAAGGCTTTAGAGATGAAGTTTCATTAGATATGACAGCGACTTCATTAAAAGAGCATCCATATAATCTTATAGATACAAATAAAAAAGAATCATTTTTAAAAGTTACAGCTATATATGGTGCAAATGGAAGTGGAAAGAGTTCTGTAATACAAGCATTTGAGTTTATGCGTAAGTGGGTATTAACATCATTTAAAAGAGAGAGTGAAAAGAAAGGAATACCTATTAAAAGATTTGCATTCGATAATGTAAGTAGGAAAAAAACTGCTGAATTTGAAGTGTTTTTTAGATGTAAGTCTAATGAATATCAATATGGATTTACGGTAGATGATAAAAAAATTCATGAAGAATGGCTTTATAAGAGAGATTTTACAAGCAAAAATAAGTATGATACCTTATTTGAAAGAATTGGAGATAAAATAGAGTGTAGTAATAAATTAAAAAGTGCAGAAAATCTAGTTGAATTAGTAGAAGAATCTACCCTATTTTTATCCATAATAGCAAGTGCTAAAATTATGTATGCAAAAGAGGTTTTTAAGTGGTTTTTAGATACAGATATAATAGATTTTGGGGATATTGGGTTAGAGATGTTTTTAACTAGAATGTTACCTCCTTATATAGAGGAAGAAGAATACCTTGAAGGAATGAAAGCATTTTTAAAAGCAGTAGATATAAACATTGATGGAATAAGAGTTGAAAAAAAAGAAATATCTGATGAAGAAAGGGATGAATATAAAATTTTTTCAAAACATTTATCCCAAGACAAAAAAACAATATATGAAATTCCATTTACAGAAGAATCAAGTGGAACTCAAAAAATGTTTGCTTTATATAATTTTATTATATCAACCATAAAAAATGGAAATACATTAATCGTTGATGAGTTGGATGCAAAACTCCATCCTCTATTACTAAGATATGTAATAAATATGTTTCATAATGATGAGATTAATAAAAAAGGAGCACAACTTATATATACTACCCATGATAATTATACATTGACTAGAGAAATATTTAGGAGAGACCAAGTATGGTTTGTTGAAAAAAATGAAGAAGCTGTCTCAGATCTATATTCTTTGGCAGAATTAAAGCTAGAAGATAATACAAAAGTTAGAAATGATGCAACATATAATAAACAATACTTACTTGGGAGATATGGAGCAGTTCCTGTATTAAGAGGATTTGATATGTGGAGGAATGAATATGGGGAAGTTAAATAGAGGTGGAAAGAAGAGAAGTAGGGAAATTAATACTAGAGAAGTTGCTCCGGCGTATTGTTTAATAATAACCGAAGGTACTGAAACAGAGGTGAATTATTTTGAAAACATTAAAGATATAATCAATAAGAATTATAAAGGTAGGATAAAAGTACAGCCAATAGCTTTAAAAGTAAAAGGAATAGGCAAGAGTACTTGTGCATTAGTAAAAGAAGCAGTAAAGCGAAGAAGTTTAGGGAATTTTAGTGATGTTTGGGTAGTATTTGATAAAGATGATAATATTGATTTTGATGATGCTATAAAATTAGCAAAGAACGAAGGGCTAAATATAGCTTGGTCAAATGAAAGTTTTGAACTATGGTTATTACTACATTTCCAGGAGTTAAATTCGCCTTTGACAAGAAATTATTATGAAAGTAAATTAGATAGTCATTTTAAAAGATTGAATTATAATAATGGCAAATATGAAAAAAATATTAAAACTATATTTGAATTAATGAGAGATAATACTTTGAAAGCGATAGAACGGGGTGATAAATTATTGAATGAATATAAATGTAATAGAATAAATATATGTTCTAAAATGAATCCAGCAACTACTGTACAAGATTTGGTTAATATTTTATTACCTTATATTAAGTAAAGTAATTATTTGAATGAAGAAGAGATAATGGTAATTTCTATATGTTGCAATTTGTTCTAAGTTCTTCTCAGTAGTTTTTCCTACTACGTTGACAAACTGACGTCAAAATGGAAGCAACCAGTCACTCGGCATCGTGGATAGGGGGAGGATTAGAAGGATGTCTTAGACAGAAACACTGCATTGTCGGTGAAAAAAATCACCGATACAGAATTTCCTAAACTGTGCGTCGGAGGTTCGAATCCTCTCGGGTGCACCAAAATAAAACCTCATTTTTCTTGAAATTTCAAGAAAGATGAGGTTTTTTATATTGTTGGAGATTTTCTAGTAGTTGATATTCGTTTTTAGGGTGGGACAATAGGATTTTTCGAATCTGTCTCTTTTTATTCAATAGGATTTACATCTATACATGCTTGTGGATACTTTAAATAAGCTTTTGTTTTTTCTCCAAAAAGTACGGTGCATAGTAAGATGATGAAAAGGACTGACATAATAGGATTTTTCAAATGAGTTACGAGCTGTAATCCCAACAACCAACAAATCCATTTATAAGATCTTTTAGCAATACTTCTTAGAGTGGAAATAACTAAAATGATATGAAAAAAAATATAACCTTGAAATACAGCAACAAATTCTGGTCTAAGCAAACACATTCGTTTCACAAGCTCACTTTCAGTGTCTAACATATAAGCTAGACAGCTTAATAAAAATATACTTGATAAGATAATTAATTTTGTCCATAGTATGAAATTAATTAATTTTATACTAAATGTTTTTTTCATTTGCTTAGATTCCTTTCTACATGATGTGTTTTTGGGAGTTAGATTTATTTATAATTGCATTGAATATATTACCATATGCCTTAATAAATGGATATAGTGCAAAAGGATTATATAAGGTATTGGGACAAGTTCATTGTCTCTTTAGTAATACTATGAATGTTATAAGAACAAACCAGCTTGAAATAGTCACATTAAAATGTTGTTACTCATATCAAAACAAGATTCTATAAGGATAATGAAGAGTCTATGAAGCCTCATTTTTCTTGAAATTTCAAGGAAGATGAGGTTCTGTATTATAAGGGATGATGACAATATATATGAAAGTGAGAGCAGATTTTTTTCCTAAGGTATCTGGATACTATCCAAGTATGTAATTGAATTGTAAAAAAAATAGCATAATGTTAGAATAAAAATAGGTAGGGGAATTGCAAATAAAACTTATTGTTCAACCAATTATGGAGGATTTATGAAAAAGAGAAAGATCATAATCTTAACTATACTGCTAATTATGGGTTTCATTAGTATAAGGAAGTTAGACATAAATTTAAGATATAATATGGGGATGCGTGAATATTATAAATACAATACTCCATTAAGCGAAAAGGAAAAAGAGTTGTTAAAGAAAAAACCTTTTATTGTAGGGGTTTATAATGATCCCCCTTTGGCATTTATTAATGAATTTAATAATTATAATACTGGAATTATGGTAGATTATTTATCCCAGTTGGCAATTGAATTAAGTAGTAATATTCATTTAAAAGTAGGATCAAAGGACTATCTCCTTGATGCAATGAAAAGTGATGAAGTGGATGTCATGGTTGTGGAAAATACATATCAGAATAAAAAAGAGTTTGACATAAGTCAGCCACTTTGTGTTGTTAAGGTGAAAATACTAGTTAAGAACAACTCCAATATAGAAAATATTAAGGATCTAAAGGATATGACTTTAGTCACATTGGAGAGAGATAATATAGATGGGCGCATAAATAAATATTTTAAATATAAAAGTAATGTTAAAATCATTGAAGTAGACAATATCTATCAATGCTTTGCTTTAATCAATAAGAATAGTGCAGTTGGATTTGTGGGAGATGATATGGAAGCTGCACATTTTCTTAATGTGACCAATAGAGGTACAAATTTCAGGTTTTTAGAACCGACTCTTTATGAGAAAAAGATGTGCTTAGCTGTTAAAAAAGAAAATAGCTATTTACTTAATATATTGAACAAAGGTATATTAGAATTAAAGAAAAAAAATTTGATCGCACAGACTCAATATAAATGGCTTGGAGATTTTGACACTCATAGTATTGATTTAAGAAATATTGAGTTGGCCTATAAAGTAGTAATTGGCATTTTATTTATTATAGGTATCTTTTCTAGCTGGAATTATGTTATTACTCAAAGAGTGAATACCAAGACTAAGGAACTATCTGAGAGTAAAGAAGAATTACGTTTGATTATTGATACCATGCAAAGCGGTATTATGGTTATAGAAAATGATTGTATAATTGTGGAATGCAATGATGCAGTGACTAGTATAACGAATATGCCTAGAGAAGCTTTAATAGGGGTTGACTATAACCAGCTTAAAGTATTAGAGCCTTTTGTTGACAAAGATCAAATGAATAAGGTATTAAATGTAGGTAAGGCATATTATTATGTTACTAGTCAGAAAATTGCTAGCAATAAAAGTATGATTATAATTGAAAACTATACAGAAAAGTATTTAAATGAAAAGAAGGCTAGACAGGAAGCTAAATTGATAGCTGTTGGACAGCTATCAGCTGGATTGGCTCATGAAATAAGAAATCCATTAGGCTTAATAAAAAGCTATAGTTATATTATTGAAAAGTATTGTGTGAATGAAATTTGTGAGCATGCTATATTAGTGATAAATGACTCGGTAGCAAGAATTAACAAGCTTATTGAGAACTTGTTGAGATTTTCAAAGCTTTCAAATGATGAAATAAAATCAGTGAATATTGAAAACTTAGTAAGTTTAATACTAGATTTGGAAAAAAAGAATATTGAACAAAATGAAATCAATATGATCTGCAAGATCACAGGAAACCATTCAAAGCCAGTTTTAATCAATGAAGATGTACTAAGAATGGTACTGCTTAATCTAATAAATAATAGTATTAATTCATTTGAAGGTGTTGAGAGAGAAAAAAAGAATATCTACTTAACAATGAAAATTGAAGAAGACTATTTAAATATCAAGGTTATAGATAATGGCTGTGGTATAGAAAAGGAAAAGCTTGAGAACATATTTGATCCTTTTTATTCTACTAAAGAGAATGGAACAGGCTTAGGTCTCTATATTATTAGTACAGAAATATCCAATAATGATGGAAGGATATCTGTAAAAAGTAATTTTGGAGAAGGTACAGAGTTTGATATAGTTTTACCAATAAAGGGGTAGTGCAAATGGTTAAAAAAAAGGGATATAAAATACTAATTGTAGATGACGAAATTGAGTATCAAAAGGTTCTGTCTTTAATACTTTCAGATGTTGGATATGATAT from Inediibacterium massiliense includes the following:
- a CDS encoding ParA family protein, with the protein product MKVITFFNNKGGVGKTTSAVNIASYFAKKLDKRILFMDLDPQSNSTQLVVREEDWGKFYGPDRTEKTIYDYFRKIIIGEANIQFYEVPIKTSDTRYNFHLIPGHPKLSIIEEKLSKAWTSCFEGDIGGFRVTNWLRQFEDHYKEEYDYIIIDLGPSLGALNRSILLNSHYFITPMGSDIFSLLGIDNLSQWFNTWKTLYKDALKVLHRQYEVEDYESFNINHNPDEMTKFIGFSVQQYVKRKFKSGYRAIRAYEEVIENMPNEIKEKLQIHSFENLTLDDLKLGDIPYLYSLIPLSQTSKAPIFELEYSDGVRGAQSIAAEEYGQLMDSITKKILSNMEVNR
- a CDS encoding DNA-methyltransferase, coding for MKNTIHINRLYKILGITNNDEAVKVARKLKIPKKQLEYYNNERILPIGACLEKIKEHLNVDTPKLKIMLGIFDRDLIDWLSDNNHLFLEEYNNTQINDVIELRPEFTTENGRLYRSDCIELMQSMDDNSVDTIFADPPFNLSKVYESGIDDNLSEDSYLIWTEKWLLECIRILKPGGALFVYNIPKWLTETAYILNNYLDFRHWIALNFRGYTPPIPNKLNVSHYGLLYYTKGSQVNVFNKQRIPMKTCRHCGGEIHDYGGKKRDVPINGQTISDTWEDIHPVRHKSHKNREENELPLKLLLRVISLTTNEGNIVFDPFGGSGTTYVASELLRRKWIGCEIGSLNPIINRFNNNERDTSIYGQFIEESNTIFINKQRELRADNGFWLPEDYQRE
- a CDS encoding M1 family metallopeptidase; this encodes MKRIEFQIGIWMVIITLLFTGCTKEDVQKRPTIIVEDYNGTDMKKINQYHMDLVFDPKNKTIKGNQRIEYINQENISLNEVYFHLYPNVFSKKETAPFWDEDFKEAYPNGFGFGGIKIKEVSIDNQKINYTIEGKDDTIMKVPLLKSLKPGEKVTIEMTYTIKLPPARERFGYGEDIFNLGNFYPIAAVYDETGWNLDPYYVIGDPFYSDVSNYDVHIETPKDYIVAASGNIIKDQMKDQKRKWEIEAKLMRDFAFVTSNRFEVENQEVEGTTLNMYFLKDKNIEKDVKKQATKAAQKSLQTFNKIYGKYPYGQYSVVQTNFPSGMEYPGIVLIDKNCYDENYIDYLEMVIVHESAHQWWYGVVGNDEIDEAWLDEGLTNYSEVIYTIENYGKQKGKEYHKYMNEQEYEMIKKDGKIKNERILRPLDEFEGWEDYGVLVYNKGAMFMNSLYEKYGKEKFYEMMNKYYETYKFKNATTKDFQKICEEVMGENMEDLFKEWIYK
- a CDS encoding D-alanyl-D-alanine carboxypeptidase family protein, with the protein product MKKITALICAMILAANISFSYGQDIEIKGKAALLMEEETGKILYEKNIKEVFPPASITKLMTYLVTMDEIQKGKISLEDEVIISERASKERGASYHLVSFEKIKLKELIEVMMIVSANDAAFAISEHVGGSMENFVNMMNQKAKDIGLEDTHFDNPNGMPQKDGGNLMTAKDIASLGKYIIDHHKEILSLTDQEFYENPMRDFYKENTNKLLKIIPQVDGLKTGYTDAAGYCLASSMQVHKNSEDEKDFRLIAVVLGTDSEEARFRESKKLLEYGSEGFVKKRIVKKNEKIKTIHLWGEKKLPITLLAKEDIWTLGPKEKIGKNREILLVKKMPYPISKGQKIGELKVTTYDGKMIKTDLVSDRDIRKLSFKLFITNFFHIFASVFSNMW
- a CDS encoding SIR2 family protein, whose protein sequence is MIVNWPENLLEEIAAQRCILFIGSGLTSTCVDEGGRRPPGWEQFIRNFLDEIKKGHTVEENISFIENMLKQKNYLMALQGIYNNIDPGMYSRFLKRQFMLNGYTESSAYKDIIKLNCKITVTTNFDKMLDKHYHNDNFVVADYHDTSRIISNIKAPQNILIKAHGTIDNTNKMIFTNQQYFKARTENPQFYKILEALFLTNTVLFIGYSMNDPDIHLILEALSHVSADSSPHYILTEQNSYPSQITEYWNNAFNLNTITYTGKNYENFLQAISTLVKEVDQFRL
- a CDS encoding AAA family ATPase; this encodes MLIQFNFKNFKGFRDEVSLDMTATSLKEHPYNLIDTNKKESFLKVTAIYGANGSGKSSVIQAFEFMRKWVLTSFKRESEKKGIPIKRFAFDNVSRKKTAEFEVFFRCKSNEYQYGFTVDDKKIHEEWLYKRDFTSKNKYDTLFERIGDKIECSNKLKSAENLVELVEESTLFLSIIASAKIMYAKEVFKWFLDTDIIDFGDIGLEMFLTRMLPPYIEEEEYLEGMKAFLKAVDINIDGIRVEKKEISDEERDEYKIFSKHLSQDKKTIYEIPFTEESSGTQKMFALYNFIISTIKNGNTLIVDELDAKLHPLLLRYVINMFHNDEINKKGAQLIYTTHDNYTLTREIFRRDQVWFVEKNEEAVSDLYSLAELKLEDNTKVRNDATYNKQYLLGRYGAVPVLRGFDMWRNEYGEVK
- a CDS encoding RloB family protein; translated protein: MGKLNRGGKKRSREINTREVAPAYCLIITEGTETEVNYFENIKDIINKNYKGRIKVQPIALKVKGIGKSTCALVKEAVKRRSLGNFSDVWVVFDKDDNIDFDDAIKLAKNEGLNIAWSNESFELWLLLHFQELNSPLTRNYYESKLDSHFKRLNYNNGKYEKNIKTIFELMRDNTLKAIERGDKLLNEYKCNRINICSKMNPATTVQDLVNILLPYIK